The Lutibacter profundi genome includes a region encoding these proteins:
- the nqrE gene encoding NADH:ubiquinone reductase (Na(+)-transporting) subunit E, whose amino-acid sequence MEHLELFFKAIFIDNMVFATFLGMCSYLAVSKKVSTAVGLGAAVIFVMAITVPLNWLLDQYILQEGALKWLGEEYADIDLSFLSFIMFIATIATMVQLVEIIVEKFAPGLYNSLGIFLPLIAVNCAILGGSLFMQSREIESFGLAFNYGVSSGIGWFLAILAIAAIREKIRYSNVPAPLRGLGITFIITGLMAIGFMSFGGMLTGGDKKEVKKETTQIEKIKETKEKTAQLEVTKNANNLANNEKEIKE is encoded by the coding sequence ATGGAACATTTAGAATTATTTTTTAAGGCAATATTTATAGATAACATGGTGTTTGCAACATTCTTAGGAATGTGTTCGTACCTAGCCGTATCTAAAAAAGTATCAACAGCTGTAGGATTAGGAGCGGCAGTTATATTTGTAATGGCTATTACAGTTCCTCTAAACTGGTTGTTGGATCAATATATTTTACAAGAAGGAGCTTTAAAATGGCTAGGGGAAGAATATGCAGATATTGATTTAAGTTTCTTGTCATTTATTATGTTTATTGCAACTATTGCTACAATGGTACAATTGGTAGAAATAATTGTAGAAAAATTTGCTCCTGGTTTATATAATTCACTTGGAATATTTTTACCACTAATTGCCGTAAACTGTGCAATTTTAGGAGGCTCATTGTTTATGCAATCTCGTGAAATTGAATCTTTTGGATTGGCTTTTAATTACGGTGTGAGCTCAGGAATTGGTTGGTTCTTAGCCATTTTAGCAATTGCAGCTATTCGTGAAAAAATTAGATATTCAAATGTGCCAGCACCTTTAAGAGGTTTAGGAATTACATTTATTATTACTGGTTTAATGGCTATTGGGTTTATGAGTTTTGGAGGAATGTTAACTGGAGGTGATAAAAAGGAAGTTAAAAAAGAAACAACTCAAATTGAGAAAATTAAAGAAACTAAAGAAAAAACAGCTCAACTTGAAGTAACCAAAAATGCTAATAATTTAGCGAATAACGAAAAAGAAATTAAAGAGTAA
- the nqrF gene encoding NADH:ubiquinone reductase (Na(+)-transporting) subunit F: MILAANTLGTIVATVVAFLVLTLLLVALLLFVKQKLSPSGPVKIKINGEKEIEVASGSTLLTTLSNEKIFLPSACGGGGTCLQCECYVHSGGGEALPTEIPNFTRKQLQDGIRLACQVKVKQDMDISIPEEVFGIKKWEGTVVRNYNVASFIKEFVVEIPEDMGYKAGGYIQIEIPACEVNFSDIDITAHPEEHETPDKFKLEWDKFGLWSLKMVNQEPVERAYSMASYPAEGREIMLNVRVATPPWDRTKNAWMDVNPGIASSYIFSRKPGDKVVISGPYGEFFINESDAEMLYVGGGAGMAPMRSHLYHLFKTLKTKRKVTYWYGGRSKRELFYLKHFHELENEFDNFKFYVVLSEPAPEDNWVNKKDVNDTEGDGFTGFVHQAVIDEYLSKHEAPEDIELYFCGPPLMNKAVQKMGQDFGMPDENIRFDDFGG; encoded by the coding sequence ATTATATTAGCAGCAAATACCTTAGGTACAATTGTAGCAACAGTAGTAGCATTTTTAGTTTTAACACTATTGCTAGTTGCTTTATTATTGTTTGTAAAACAAAAACTATCACCTTCAGGACCTGTCAAAATTAAAATTAATGGAGAGAAAGAAATTGAAGTAGCTTCAGGAAGCACTCTATTAACTACGTTGAGTAACGAAAAAATATTTCTGCCGTCAGCTTGTGGAGGAGGAGGAACTTGTCTTCAATGCGAATGCTATGTACACTCTGGAGGAGGAGAAGCATTACCTACAGAAATACCTAATTTTACAAGAAAACAATTGCAAGACGGTATTCGTTTGGCCTGTCAGGTAAAAGTTAAACAGGATATGGATATTTCTATTCCTGAAGAAGTTTTTGGTATTAAAAAATGGGAAGGTACAGTTGTTAGAAATTATAATGTAGCATCCTTTATTAAGGAATTTGTTGTTGAAATTCCTGAAGATATGGGTTATAAAGCTGGTGGATATATTCAAATTGAAATTCCAGCTTGTGAAGTAAATTTCTCTGATATTGATATTACGGCTCATCCAGAAGAGCATGAAACACCTGATAAATTTAAATTAGAATGGGATAAATTTGGTTTATGGTCACTTAAAATGGTTAACCAAGAACCAGTTGAACGTGCTTATTCAATGGCGTCTTATCCTGCTGAAGGAAGAGAAATTATGCTAAATGTTCGTGTAGCAACACCACCTTGGGATAGAACTAAAAATGCTTGGATGGATGTAAATCCAGGTATCGCTTCATCGTACATTTTTTCTCGTAAACCGGGTGACAAAGTAGTAATTTCTGGGCCTTACGGTGAATTCTTTATAAATGAATCTGATGCTGAAATGTTGTATGTTGGTGGAGGTGCAGGTATGGCTCCAATGCGTTCACACTTATATCACTTGTTTAAAACTTTAAAAACTAAAAGGAAAGTAACCTATTGGTATGGAGGTCGTTCTAAACGCGAATTATTTTATTTAAAACATTTCCATGAATTAGAAAATGAATTTGATAATTTTAAATTTTATGTTGTGCTATCTGAACCTGCTCCAGAAGATAACTGGGTAAATAAAAAAGATGTGAATGATACTGAAGGCGATGGATTTACGGGATTTGTTCACCAAGCGGTAATAGACGAGTATTTATCTAAACACGAAGCTCCAGAAGATATTGAATTGTATTTTTGTGGACCTCCATTAATGAATAAAGCTGTTCAGAAAATGGGTCAAGATTTTGGAATGCCAGATGAGAATATTAGATTTGATGATTTTGGTGGATAA
- a CDS encoding OmpA/MotB family protein: MKKLVVLIIVTSVMLSSCVSQKKYTELEGNFNKKNQELVDAKADLMKCRIENEGKITSLEQQVIDLRKDKEKTLEYVDNLTVLSKSASENIKETLSQMGKKDEYIKYIQKAITRKDSINLALGFKLKSVLKEGFSDEDIQVDVEKTVVYISIADKLLFKSGSSTISNNAKKVLGKVAEVIAAQPELEVMVEGYTDNKKVIKNSSIKDNWDLSVKRSTAVIRVLQNDFNIEPSRLVAAGRSEYKPLESNDTVEGRARNRRTRIVLMPKLDQFFNLLESKVE; the protein is encoded by the coding sequence ATGAAAAAATTAGTTGTATTAATTATTGTAACATCGGTGATGTTAAGTTCATGTGTATCTCAAAAAAAATACACTGAATTAGAAGGAAATTTCAATAAAAAAAATCAGGAGTTAGTGGATGCTAAAGCTGACTTAATGAAATGTAGAATTGAAAACGAAGGTAAAATTACCTCACTTGAACAACAGGTAATTGATTTAAGGAAGGATAAAGAAAAAACATTAGAATATGTTGATAATTTAACTGTACTATCTAAATCTGCTTCAGAGAACATTAAAGAAACGCTATCTCAAATGGGTAAAAAAGATGAGTACATTAAATACATTCAAAAAGCAATTACCCGCAAAGACTCTATTAATTTAGCTCTAGGGTTTAAATTAAAAAGCGTGCTAAAAGAAGGGTTTAGTGATGAAGATATACAAGTTGATGTTGAAAAAACAGTTGTATATATTTCTATAGCAGATAAATTATTATTTAAGAGTGGTAGTTCAACCATTTCTAACAATGCAAAAAAAGTATTAGGTAAAGTTGCTGAAGTAATTGCAGCACAACCAGAATTAGAAGTTATGGTTGAAGGTTATACCGATAATAAAAAAGTTATTAAAAACTCAAGTATTAAAGATAACTGGGATTTAAGTGTTAAGCGTTCTACAGCTGTAATTAGAGTATTGCAAAACGATTTTAACATTGAGCCAAGTCGTTTGGTTGCCGCTGGAAGAAGTGAATATAAACCTTTAGAGAGTAACGATACGGTTGAGGGTAGAGCTAGAAACAGAAGAACAAGAATTGTTTTAATGCCTAAACTAGATCAGTTTTTCAATTTATTAGAAAGTAAGGTTGAGTAA
- a CDS encoding DUF5103 domain-containing protein translates to MKKYLLFFFYIYFVQFGYSQSDFTEPDYIKTIIFKPTATNNYAPIIRLGEKLVLTFDDLNADEHNYTYKIEHCTLDWEISNLSEFEFITGYAEDRIRDFENSVNTLQPYTNYSLTIPNEATKIKISGNYILSVINEDEQVVFKRKFVVYEPKVTVGVSIYKSRDISTIDTKQSVEFIINHPNYRINNPSLEIIPVILQNNNWQTAIIGLKPQFYRGTQLLYKYNKETSFWGGNEFLFFDSKSIRNSTLNIAKVELGQELYHTYLYTNEGRIGKPYTLFPDINGNFIIRTLDGNNSNLDADYSWVHFSLESFENLEEKDIYVSGNYNNWLLNKTNKLHYNTNSGLYEATILLKQGFYNYQYVTKTKKGIISNHDIDGSYYQTENDYTVFVYYKKFGDRYTKVIGIGYGNSEKVNN, encoded by the coding sequence TTGAAAAAATATCTTCTATTTTTCTTTTATATCTATTTCGTTCAATTCGGTTATTCACAATCTGATTTTACGGAACCCGATTATATTAAAACTATTATTTTCAAACCAACCGCTACAAACAATTATGCACCTATAATTAGACTAGGAGAAAAATTAGTACTTACTTTTGACGACTTAAATGCCGATGAGCATAACTACACTTATAAAATTGAGCATTGTACTTTAGATTGGGAAATTTCTAATCTATCTGAGTTTGAATTTATAACTGGTTATGCCGAAGACAGAATTAGAGATTTTGAAAACTCAGTTAACACCTTACAACCTTATACAAACTATAGCTTAACAATTCCAAATGAAGCTACTAAAATTAAAATATCTGGGAATTATATATTGTCTGTGATAAATGAAGATGAACAAGTTGTTTTTAAAAGAAAGTTTGTAGTTTACGAACCTAAAGTTACTGTTGGAGTTTCCATTTATAAAAGTAGAGATATTTCAACAATTGACACCAAACAGTCTGTTGAATTTATTATTAATCACCCAAATTACAGAATTAACAATCCAAGTTTAGAAATTATACCTGTTATTCTTCAAAATAACAATTGGCAAACGGCAATTATTGGGTTAAAGCCTCAATTTTATAGAGGAACCCAACTACTGTATAAATACAATAAAGAAACTAGTTTTTGGGGAGGTAATGAATTTTTATTTTTCGATTCAAAATCAATCAGAAATTCAACTTTAAACATTGCTAAAGTTGAACTTGGCCAAGAATTATATCACACCTATTTATATACAAACGAAGGAAGAATTGGCAAGCCTTACACGTTATTTCCTGATATTAATGGAAACTTTATAATTAGAACACTTGATGGAAATAACAGCAATTTAGATGCCGATTATAGTTGGGTTCATTTTTCATTAGAAAGCTTTGAAAATTTAGAGGAAAAAGACATTTATGTTAGCGGAAATTACAATAATTGGCTGTTAAACAAAACCAACAAACTTCATTATAATACAAATTCAGGTTTATATGAAGCAACAATATTACTTAAACAAGGATTCTACAATTACCAATACGTTACCAAAACTAAAAAGGGTATTATTAGCAATCATGATATTGATGGTTCTTATTATCAAACTGAAAACGATTATACGGTTTTCGTTTATTATAAAAAGTTTGGAGATAGATATACAAAAGTAATTGGTATTGGTTATGGTAATTCTGAAAAAGTAAATAATTAA
- a CDS encoding Na(+)-translocating NADH-quinone reductase subunit F translates to MSRPLTKQELHNLAMNIVGKDLQAKGYEFIAINSKLKKHPQYVCVDKNNIRYFVLVKAIGISDNPITYDVIWMETFKNHAQKNNAKIIFAGVGLGAVNNKSKPPTLNEEYLLQYDGLQFIDVQLN, encoded by the coding sequence ATGAGTAGACCACTTACAAAACAAGAATTACATAATCTGGCAATGAATATTGTAGGGAAAGATTTGCAAGCAAAAGGTTATGAATTTATTGCCATTAATAGCAAATTAAAGAAGCATCCACAATATGTTTGTGTTGATAAGAATAATATACGCTATTTTGTTCTAGTAAAAGCAATAGGTATTTCTGACAATCCAATAACTTATGATGTTATTTGGATGGAAACTTTTAAAAATCATGCACAAAAAAATAACGCTAAAATTATATTTGCAGGTGTTGGGTTAGGTGCTGTGAACAATAAATCAAAACCACCAACTTTAAATGAAGAATATTTATTGCAGTATGATGGTTTGCAATTTATAGATGTTCAATTAAACTAA
- a CDS encoding Na(+)-translocating NADH-quinone reductase subunit A, whose protein sequence is MSKDIQIKKGLDIKLKGEAEKVTENAVSSNVYTLKPVDFHSIIPKLSVKVGAKIKAGEPVFYNKANEEMKFPSPVSGEVVDIIRGEKRKLLAIKIQADSEQHFFDFGTKDPKSMKAEEIKSHLLASGCWPFIKQRPYDVIANTEKDPKAIFISAYASAPLAADYDYVLVGKEKELQAAVTALSKLTAGKVHVSIGKNSNSPFAGLNDISLHKVSGPHPSGNVGTQIAKIDPINKGEVVWTVTPQDLVIIGELLLTGKFNAERIIALAGSSVEMPKYYKTKIGAAINSIVGGKLKKGDNRIISGNVLTGIAQDIKGVLGYYNNMVTVIPEGNDYEFFGWIKPIFNKISTSRALTFSWLFPNKKFDLNTNTNGEHRAFVVTGIYEEVFPLDIYPIQLLKSCMYKDLDEMEQLGMYEVAPEDFALTEFVCVSKQPHQEIIRKGLDLMLKEIG, encoded by the coding sequence ATGTCAAAAGACATTCAGATTAAAAAAGGTTTAGATATAAAGCTAAAAGGTGAAGCCGAGAAAGTTACCGAAAACGCTGTATCTAGTAATGTTTATACATTAAAACCTGTAGATTTCCACAGTATTATTCCAAAATTATCAGTAAAAGTTGGTGCTAAAATAAAAGCTGGAGAACCAGTTTTTTATAATAAAGCTAACGAAGAAATGAAATTTCCTTCTCCGGTAAGTGGTGAAGTGGTTGATATTATACGTGGTGAAAAAAGAAAATTATTAGCCATTAAAATACAAGCTGATAGTGAACAACATTTTTTTGATTTTGGTACAAAAGACCCGAAATCAATGAAAGCTGAAGAAATTAAAAGTCATTTATTAGCTTCAGGGTGCTGGCCATTTATTAAACAGAGACCTTATGATGTAATTGCAAATACTGAAAAAGACCCTAAGGCAATTTTTATTTCGGCGTATGCAAGTGCTCCTTTGGCAGCCGATTACGATTACGTATTGGTAGGGAAAGAAAAGGAATTGCAAGCAGCTGTTACGGCTTTAAGCAAGTTAACAGCAGGGAAAGTTCATGTTTCTATTGGTAAAAATTCAAATTCACCATTTGCAGGGTTAAATGATATTTCCTTGCATAAAGTTTCAGGCCCACATCCTTCAGGAAATGTAGGAACTCAAATTGCAAAAATTGACCCTATAAATAAAGGAGAAGTAGTTTGGACGGTGACACCTCAAGATTTAGTAATTATTGGAGAGTTACTTTTAACGGGTAAATTTAATGCTGAACGTATAATTGCTTTGGCAGGATCATCGGTTGAAATGCCTAAGTATTATAAAACTAAAATAGGAGCAGCTATAAATTCTATCGTTGGAGGAAAGTTAAAAAAAGGTGACAATAGAATTATAAGTGGAAATGTATTAACAGGTATTGCACAAGATATAAAAGGAGTATTAGGGTATTACAACAATATGGTTACAGTAATTCCTGAAGGAAATGACTATGAATTTTTTGGGTGGATTAAGCCAATTTTCAATAAAATTTCAACTTCAAGAGCTTTAACTTTTTCATGGTTATTCCCAAATAAAAAGTTTGATTTAAATACAAATACCAATGGAGAGCATAGAGCATTTGTTGTTACAGGTATTTATGAAGAGGTTTTTCCTCTTGATATTTATCCAATACAATTATTAAAATCTTGTATGTATAAAGATTTAGATGAAATGGAACAATTAGGAATGTATGAAGTTGCTCCTGAAGATTTTGCCTTAACTGAATTTGTGTGCGTTTCTAAACAACCTCATCAAGAAATTATTAGAAAAGGCTTAGACTTAATGTTAAAAGAAATAGGATAA
- a CDS encoding NADH:ubiquinone reductase (Na(+)-transporting) subunit D yields MGLLSKKDAKLITDPLADNNPITIQVLGICSALAITAELKASIVMALAVLFVLAMGNVVISLLRNIIPPKIRIIVQLIVVAALVIIVDLVLKAYAYELSKTLSVFVGLIITNCIIMGRFEAFALANGPWRSFLDGIGNALGYGIILVIVGFFRELLGSGTLLGFKVLGDSIEKTGVYAYGYENNGFMLLAPMALITLGIIIWVQRSRNEALIEDN; encoded by the coding sequence ATGGGACTTTTATCAAAAAAAGACGCAAAATTAATAACAGACCCGCTAGCTGATAATAACCCTATTACTATTCAGGTTTTAGGAATTTGTTCAGCATTAGCAATTACAGCTGAATTAAAAGCATCTATTGTGATGGCATTAGCAGTATTGTTTGTACTCGCTATGGGGAACGTAGTAATTTCATTACTGAGAAATATTATACCACCCAAAATTAGAATTATTGTTCAATTAATTGTAGTTGCTGCATTGGTTATAATAGTTGATTTAGTATTGAAAGCATACGCATATGAATTGAGTAAAACATTGTCTGTATTTGTAGGGTTAATTATTACAAATTGTATCATTATGGGGCGTTTTGAAGCATTTGCTTTAGCAAACGGACCTTGGAGATCATTTTTAGATGGAATAGGAAACGCATTAGGTTATGGTATAATTCTAGTAATTGTCGGATTTTTCAGAGAATTATTAGGATCAGGAACATTATTAGGGTTTAAAGTATTAGGAGATTCTATTGAGAAAACAGGAGTGTATGCTTACGGTTATGAAAATAATGGATTTATGCTGTTAGCACCAATGGCGTTAATAACGTTAGGAATTATAATATGGGTACAACGCTCAAGAAATGAAGCATTAATTGAAGATAATTAA
- a CDS encoding Na(+)-translocating NADH-quinone reductase subunit C: MAKNTESNVYTILFATGMVLIVGTLLAFVSSSLKDKIAENKRIEKQQNILYAMGINENDESSVVFVSKDKVASEFSKYITKQIVITGNKAVEDDKAYLIDLKKEAAAAKDPNYKRRLPLFIGNKDNQKYYIIPVRGKGLWDAIWGYVALDNQLVVQGVYFDHAGETPGLGSNIKERFFMDDFEGEHILDGDLFKGISVSKGNSDPKNLDKTDFEVDAIAGATITGNGLSEMLKKDLAMYIPYLKTLKQ, from the coding sequence ATGGCTAAAAATACTGAAAGTAACGTATATACAATACTGTTTGCAACTGGGATGGTACTTATAGTTGGAACATTGTTAGCTTTTGTGTCATCATCATTAAAAGATAAAATAGCTGAGAATAAACGTATAGAAAAACAACAAAATATTTTATACGCAATGGGTATCAATGAAAACGATGAAAGTAGTGTTGTTTTTGTTTCGAAAGACAAAGTAGCAAGTGAGTTTTCTAAATATATTACCAAACAAATAGTAATTACAGGAAATAAAGCTGTAGAAGATGATAAAGCCTATTTAATAGATCTTAAAAAAGAAGCTGCTGCTGCAAAAGACCCCAATTATAAAAGAAGACTTCCACTATTTATTGGAAATAAGGATAATCAAAAATATTATATTATTCCTGTTAGAGGTAAGGGGTTATGGGATGCAATTTGGGGCTATGTAGCATTAGATAATCAATTGGTGGTTCAAGGAGTGTATTTTGATCATGCGGGTGAAACACCAGGTTTAGGATCAAATATAAAAGAACGATTTTTTATGGATGATTTTGAAGGTGAACATATTTTAGATGGAGATTTATTTAAAGGAATTTCTGTATCTAAAGGAAATTCAGACCCTAAAAATTTAGATAAAACAGATTTTGAAGTAGATGCAATTGCAGGAGCTACCATAACAGGAAATGGTTTGTCAGAAATGCTAAAAAAAGATTTAGCGATGTATATACCATATTTAAAAACATTAAAGCAATAA
- a CDS encoding NADH:ubiquinone reductase (Na(+)-transporting) subunit B: protein MGLKEKLHNIKEKGKGKKWLSAYSAFHTFVYTPNETTHSGGHIKGADDLKRVMTNVIIPLIPILIFGMFNVGFQHNAAINGFPEGMSFFSGDFWNLDNLYIGAVKLIPLILVSYVVGLGIEVFFATINKHEVEEGYFVTGMLVPLIIPIDTPLWMLAVAIVFGVVIGKEVFGGTGMNILNPALTIRAFLFFAYPTWMSGDKVWVAGANALKGTPDAISGETILGGLAQGKDLVYSTWDMFYGFIPGSVGETSTLLILLGALYLLFTKIASWRIMLSAIIGAIVMGLIFNGVVTAGWITEGSKFYDLMTTPYWEHLIIGGFAFGVVFMATDPVTGSQTNKGKWIYGFLIGFISIMIRVFNPAYPEGVMLAILLMNVFAPTIDHYVILGNIKRRLKRLKVQKIIIKNYG from the coding sequence ATGGGATTAAAAGAAAAATTACATAATATAAAAGAAAAGGGAAAGGGTAAAAAGTGGTTGTCTGCTTATTCGGCCTTTCATACTTTCGTGTATACACCTAATGAAACAACACATTCGGGAGGTCATATAAAAGGAGCTGATGATTTAAAACGTGTTATGACAAATGTTATAATACCTTTAATTCCAATATTAATTTTTGGGATGTTTAACGTTGGATTTCAACACAATGCCGCAATTAATGGTTTTCCTGAAGGAATGTCCTTTTTTAGTGGTGATTTTTGGAATTTAGATAACCTTTACATTGGTGCTGTAAAATTAATACCTCTTATACTTGTTTCTTACGTTGTAGGGTTAGGGATAGAAGTGTTTTTCGCAACTATTAATAAACATGAAGTAGAAGAAGGTTATTTTGTAACAGGTATGTTGGTTCCCTTAATTATACCTATTGATACGCCTCTTTGGATGCTTGCAGTAGCAATTGTTTTTGGTGTAGTTATAGGAAAAGAAGTTTTTGGAGGAACAGGAATGAATATTTTAAATCCAGCATTAACTATTAGAGCATTCTTATTTTTTGCATATCCAACATGGATGAGTGGTGATAAAGTTTGGGTAGCAGGAGCCAATGCATTAAAGGGAACGCCAGATGCCATATCAGGTGAAACTATTTTAGGAGGTTTAGCTCAAGGAAAAGACTTAGTATATTCAACGTGGGATATGTTTTATGGATTTATTCCAGGATCAGTTGGAGAAACATCAACACTCTTAATTTTATTGGGAGCTCTATATTTATTGTTTACCAAAATAGCCAGCTGGAGAATTATGCTGTCAGCAATAATTGGAGCAATTGTTATGGGACTTATATTTAACGGTGTTGTAACTGCTGGCTGGATTACAGAAGGAAGTAAATTTTATGACTTGATGACCACACCTTATTGGGAACATTTAATAATTGGAGGATTTGCTTTTGGAGTTGTATTTATGGCTACTGACCCTGTAACTGGTTCGCAAACAAATAAAGGAAAGTGGATTTATGGATTTTTAATTGGATTTATTTCAATTATGATTCGTGTTTTCAATCCAGCTTATCCAGAAGGTGTAATGCTCGCAATTTTATTAATGAACGTTTTTGCACCTACCATTGATCATTATGTGATTCTTGGGAACATAAAAAGAAGGCTAAAACGATTAAAAGTACAAAAAATTATAATAAAAAACTATGGCTAA
- the apaG gene encoding Co2+/Mg2+ efflux protein ApaG encodes MVQQVTNGIKISVISNFEGTSYRNYRLYYAFSYQITIENQSNETVQLLGRHWKIFDSLNNTEIIEGSGVIGEKPILKPTEKHTYKSNCFLTSPIGAMKGFYNMINFKTSKTFKVYIPTFQLMVSNIYN; translated from the coding sequence ATGGTACAACAAGTAACAAATGGAATTAAAATCTCAGTAATTTCTAATTTCGAAGGCACAAGCTATCGAAATTACAGGCTCTACTATGCCTTTAGTTATCAAATTACAATTGAAAACCAAAGCAATGAAACTGTTCAACTTTTAGGAAGACACTGGAAAATTTTCGATTCATTAAACAATACTGAAATTATTGAAGGATCTGGTGTTATTGGTGAGAAACCTATTTTAAAACCTACTGAAAAACACACTTATAAATCGAATTGTTTTTTAACCTCTCCCATTGGAGCTATGAAAGGATTTTACAACATGATAAATTTTAAAACCTCTAAAACATTTAAAGTTTATATTCCTACATTTCAATTAATGGTTTCTAATATTTACAATTAA
- a CDS encoding FAD:protein FMN transferase — MKNKLLVLLIFSIFSCNNKQENLKILKGTALGTTFSIRYLDTSNRKFDAKIDSLITVVNKSVSTYIPTSDISKINKGDTTIVVDDIFEEVFLKSAKIYSETNGDFDPTIGILVNAWGFGPGKPIRNLDSIKIKDLLQFVGFDKVSMLNKKIKKLYPEIYFDFNAIAKGYLVDVVGRLFERNHIKNYMVEIGGEIRARGVNQNNEFWRIAIEEPNFDGTRSFATAVQLHNESMATSGNYRKYRISANGVKFVHTINTKTGYATPSNLLSASVISKSDCADVDGYATAFMAMGFEKATKFLKEHTELKAFLIYVDENGKIKTFKSANFNS, encoded by the coding sequence ATGAAAAATAAGTTATTAGTTCTTTTAATATTTTCAATATTCTCTTGCAATAATAAACAAGAAAATTTAAAAATTTTAAAAGGAACAGCTTTAGGCACCACATTTTCAATTCGCTATTTAGATACAAGTAACAGAAAGTTTGACGCTAAAATTGATAGTTTAATTACCGTAGTTAATAAATCTGTTTCAACGTATATTCCAACTTCTGATATTTCTAAAATTAATAAAGGAGATACTACCATTGTAGTTGATGATATTTTTGAAGAAGTGTTTTTAAAATCGGCTAAAATTTATTCAGAAACAAACGGAGATTTTGATCCAACAATAGGAATTTTGGTAAATGCTTGGGGTTTTGGACCTGGAAAACCTATTCGTAATTTGGATTCTATAAAAATTAAAGACCTCTTACAATTTGTTGGATTTGATAAGGTTAGTATGCTTAATAAAAAAATAAAAAAATTATACCCTGAGATATATTTTGATTTTAATGCGATAGCCAAAGGATACTTAGTTGATGTTGTTGGAAGGCTTTTTGAAAGAAACCATATTAAAAATTATATGGTAGAAATTGGAGGTGAAATTAGAGCAAGAGGTGTTAATCAAAATAATGAATTTTGGAGAATAGCAATTGAAGAGCCAAACTTTGACGGTACACGTTCTTTTGCAACAGCGGTTCAATTACATAATGAATCTATGGCAACTTCAGGAAACTACAGAAAATATAGAATTTCAGCTAATGGTGTTAAATTTGTGCATACAATAAATACAAAAACAGGTTATGCAACTCCAAGTAACTTGTTAAGTGCTTCTGTAATTTCAAAATCTGATTGTGCTGATGTAGATGGATATGCCACGGCTTTTATGGCTATGGGATTTGAGAAAGCAACAAAATTTTTAAAAGAACATACAGAATTAAAAGCATTTTTAATTTATGTTGATGAAAATGGAAAAATAAAAACGTTTAAGTCAGCAAATTTCAATAGTTAA